One stretch of Schlesneria sp. DSM 10557 DNA includes these proteins:
- a CDS encoding c-type cytochrome domain-containing protein — MRSFAICLVALSLFSGSTQAEEKAAPKEEKITFDQHILPIFREKCGSCHNTNDKKGDLVLDNYGLAMQGGASGEVIRTDGDASQSQLYLVVAHLSEPKMPPQQPKLPDEQLELIRKWIEGGALENSGSKAKAKKNVAVAMVTVSNQRPAGPAPMPENLPLEPVVISQRGNGITALAANPWSPLVAVAGHKQVILYDTRTSEVAGILPFPEGVAHVLKFSRNGQWLLAGGGRGAHSGKVVLWDVKSGKRVAEVGSEYDVVLAADISPDHTQVALGGPKKIVRVYDTSTGELLYEKNKHTDWITALEFSPDGVLLATADRSNGLIVWEAFTGREFYVLTGHTAALSDVSWSPDSNILASCSEDTTIRLWEMQNGTLIKNWGAHGGGVTGIEISRDNRIASTGRDNTAKLWDFNGTAIRAFGGLTDIGMEVTFDSENDFLLAGDLSGIVRVWNAKDGAIVSQLLTNPPPLEQQIAIAAQSKASAEAAAKQAATNLESLNRQIAERKKAEESAAQVLADTSAQVERLTKSKTQAEAELNARRKAFETSEGELTAAQVAHSNAAKAKDAALQAASEHKAKVKTATEAAEVAKKDAEKADAALAASPDDASLKEAAASARKNLDTLADRLKEEMDAAAKANQQLKAGEEALSAAVAALNKAKASREKAAEETKKAELSVTESTDKLKLATEAAAVAKTALDKAAAEAVITPELQKQVADAEAAVKVTSEKLVLLSGQFERLNAGKGRTHQLPE, encoded by the coding sequence ATGCGTTCCTTCGCCATCTGTCTGGTCGCACTCAGTCTGTTTTCGGGATCTACCCAGGCGGAAGAGAAGGCGGCACCCAAAGAAGAAAAGATCACGTTCGATCAGCATATTCTGCCCATCTTTCGTGAAAAATGTGGTTCCTGCCACAACACGAATGACAAAAAAGGGGATCTGGTTCTCGACAACTATGGCCTGGCCATGCAAGGGGGCGCTTCCGGTGAAGTGATTCGCACCGATGGTGACGCTTCGCAAAGTCAGCTTTACCTCGTCGTAGCGCACTTATCTGAACCCAAGATGCCTCCGCAGCAGCCCAAGCTGCCTGACGAGCAACTCGAATTAATTCGGAAATGGATCGAGGGGGGGGCTCTCGAAAACAGTGGCAGTAAAGCCAAGGCGAAAAAGAACGTGGCCGTTGCAATGGTGACGGTCTCCAATCAGCGTCCTGCCGGCCCAGCTCCGATGCCCGAGAACCTCCCGCTCGAGCCTGTAGTCATTTCCCAGCGCGGTAATGGCATCACGGCCCTCGCCGCAAACCCATGGTCGCCACTCGTCGCAGTGGCGGGACACAAGCAAGTCATTCTGTATGACACGAGGACAAGCGAAGTCGCGGGGATTCTCCCCTTCCCAGAAGGAGTGGCACACGTCCTGAAGTTCAGTCGCAATGGACAGTGGCTGCTCGCGGGGGGTGGACGCGGAGCCCACTCGGGCAAGGTGGTCTTGTGGGATGTCAAATCGGGCAAGCGAGTCGCCGAGGTTGGTTCTGAGTATGACGTTGTTCTGGCCGCCGATATCAGCCCAGACCATACGCAGGTGGCTCTGGGTGGCCCCAAGAAAATCGTACGCGTTTACGATACATCGACCGGAGAATTACTCTACGAGAAAAACAAACACACCGACTGGATCACGGCGCTGGAGTTCAGCCCCGATGGCGTCTTGCTGGCAACTGCCGATCGCAGCAATGGCCTGATCGTGTGGGAAGCATTCACCGGCCGAGAGTTCTACGTACTGACCGGACATACCGCAGCACTGAGCGATGTCAGTTGGTCACCCGATAGCAATATTCTGGCCTCGTGCAGTGAAGATACGACCATTCGGTTGTGGGAAATGCAGAATGGAACCCTGATTAAAAACTGGGGTGCACACGGAGGAGGCGTCACGGGGATCGAGATCTCTCGTGACAACCGCATCGCTTCCACCGGTCGCGACAATACGGCGAAGCTCTGGGACTTCAACGGGACAGCGATTCGCGCTTTTGGAGGACTGACGGATATCGGAATGGAAGTGACATTCGATTCCGAGAACGATTTTCTGCTGGCAGGCGATCTGTCGGGGATCGTCCGCGTCTGGAACGCCAAAGATGGAGCCATTGTCAGCCAGCTTTTGACTAACCCACCTCCACTCGAACAACAGATCGCAATTGCCGCTCAGTCGAAAGCCTCCGCAGAAGCCGCAGCCAAGCAGGCTGCGACGAACCTCGAATCGCTGAACCGGCAAATTGCCGAACGGAAGAAAGCGGAAGAATCCGCCGCCCAAGTCTTGGCAGACACCTCCGCCCAAGTCGAGCGCCTGACGAAATCAAAGACCCAGGCAGAGGCGGAACTCAACGCCAGACGGAAAGCGTTTGAGACATCAGAGGGAGAATTGACTGCCGCCCAGGTGGCGCACTCGAATGCAGCAAAAGCGAAGGATGCCGCACTTCAGGCAGCAAGCGAACACAAAGCAAAAGTGAAAACCGCAACCGAAGCGGCTGAAGTTGCGAAGAAGGATGCTGAAAAGGCAGACGCGGCCCTGGCTGCCAGTCCCGACGATGCCAGTCTGAAAGAGGCCGCCGCCTCAGCCAGGAAGAACCTCGACACACTAGCAGACCGGTTGAAGGAAGAGATGGATGCTGCTGCTAAGGCGAATCAGCAGCTCAAAGCCGGGGAAGAGGCCCTGAGCGCAGCGGTCGCTGCATTGAATAAGGCGAAAGCTTCTCGAGAGAAAGCTGCAGAAGAGACTAAAAAGGCGGAGCTGTCAGTGACCGAAAGCACAGACAAACTCAAGCTGGCAACGGAAGCAGCCGCTGTGGCCAAGACCGCATTGGATAAAGCAGCGGCCGAAGCGGTGATCACTCCAGAACTTCAAAAGCAAGTTGCAGACGCAGAAGCCGCGGTGAAGGTCACATCTGAAAAGCTGGTTCTTCTCTCCGGGCAGTTCGAACGGCTCAATGCGGGGAAAGGCCGAACTCACCAGCTTCCCGAGTGA